A genomic stretch from Primulina huaijiensis isolate GDHJ02 chromosome 14, ASM1229523v2, whole genome shotgun sequence includes:
- the LOC140956782 gene encoding protein HIRA-like has translation MIAEKPSWITHGGTQIFSIDIQPGGLRFASGGGDHKVRIWNMKSVGRELQADGSALKLLATMRDHFGSVNCVRWAKHGRYLASGSDDQVILIHERKPGSGTMEFGSGEPPDIENWKVAMTLRGHTADVVDLNWSPDDSKLASGSLDNTVHIWDMSNGICTAILRGHSSLVKGVAWDPIGSFIASQSDDKTVIIWRTSDWSLAHRTDGHWAKSLGSTFFRRLAWSPCGHFITTTHGFQKPRHSAPVLERGEWSATFDFLGHNSPIIVVKFNHSMFRRNISNSHDFKTSSLGWANGSLKTEGKDSQPYNVIAIGSQDRTITLWTTASPRPLFVAKHFFAQSVVDLTWSPDGFSLFACSLDGTVATFHFDVNEIGHKLTDAELDDLKTNRYGDVMGHQGNLAETSSQLLLEVATTKKTTGKKKNVIVSENQTSVKPAGNLVATTKTNKTHLTDAKKIEDPISDRPNKATPTRKSSPIKQKEYRCPDGRKRIIPEAVGVTAHQERPSIGAQSEALEYPVKSLKHHKHDNGVICTDVNSVEAPIQKVVGGNADPKECFGVTSRVTISENLVVEKVPASGNKEKSKHVEHSGPLASGDILSIKVYDKKEGDDAILPVCLEAHPREHAVNDIVGVGNSFMINETELLCTRGSQIIWSDRICGKVTALAGNSNFWAVGCEDGCLQVYTNRGRRAMPIMMMGSAAVFIDCDEFWKLLLVTRKGSLYVWDLQNRKCLLHDSLVSLITTDLTPKAKDNGAIKVISAKFSKAGSPLVVLATRHAYLFDVSLMCWLRVADDCFSASNFASSWSFGSSHCGELAALQVDVRKFHARKPVWTRGTDDKVQTRAHLEAQVASALSLRSPNEYRQCLMSYVRFLTREADECRLREVCESFLGPPIGMVESGSPDSKTPEWDPCVLGMNKHSLLQEDILPAMASNRNVQRLLNEFMDLLSEYHSAELNLRQMNLTSDRMDSDPPAMDKMSSDLIAPNLPSSTSH, from the exons ATGATAGCAGAGAAGCCTAGCTGGATAACGCATGGGGGCACACAGATTTTCTCCATTGACATTCAACCGGGCGGCCTCAGGTTCGCCTCTGGTGGTGGTGATCATAAG GTTCGCATTTGGAACATGAAATCAGTGGGCAGAGAGTTGCAGGCTGACGGTTCAGCACTAAAACTTCTAGCAACAATGCGTGATCATTTTGGGTCCGTTAACTGTGTGAGGTGGGCTAAGCATGGTCGCTATCTTGCTTCTGGGTCTGATGATCAAGTAATTCTTATTCACGAGAGGAAGCCAGGTTCAGGGACTATGGAATTTGGTAGCGGAGAACCACCAGATATTGAGAATTGGAAAGTTGCCATGACTTTGAGGGGGCACACTGCAGATGTG GTGGATCTCAACTGGTCTCCTGATGACTCTAAATTGGCTAGTGGAAGTTTGGATAATACAGTTCATATTTGGGATATGAGCAATGGCATTTGCACTGCTATTCTCAGGGGGCACTCTAGTCTGGTAAAGGGAGTTGCTTGGGATCCAATTGGTTCATTCATAGCTAGTCAATCGGATGACAAGACTGTCATAATTTGGCGAACAAGTGACTGGAGCCTTGCTCATAGAACTGACGGTCACTGGGCTAAATCT ctTGGATCCACCTTCTTCAGGCGGCTTGCCTGGTCTCCTTGTGGCCATTTTATAACTACAACACACGGCTTTCAAAAGCCAAGGCATTCTGCTCCTGTTCTCGAGAGAGGGGAATGGTCTGCCACTTTTGACTTTTTAGGTCATAACTCCCCAATCATTGTTGTTAAGTTTAACCATTCAATGTTTAGAAGGAATATATCCAATTCTCATGACTTCAAAACTTCATCCCTTGGGTGGGCCAATGGTTCTTTGAAGACTGAAGGAAAAGATTCACAGCCATATAATGTTATTGCAATTGGAAGCCAGGACCGCACTATAACTCTGTGGACTACTGCAAGTCCTCGCCCTCTCTTTGTAGCTAAGCATTTTTTTGCTCAAAGTGTTGTAGATCTAACCTG GAGCCCTGATGGATTCTCACTTTTTGCTTGTTCATTGGATGGGACCGTGGCTACATTCCATTTTGATGTAAATGAAATAGGACATAAGCTAACTGATGCTGAATTAGATGATTTGAAGACAAACCGCTACGGTGATGTCATGGGACACCAAGGGAATTTAGCTGAAACTTCTTCACAGTTGTTGCTTGAAGTAGCTACTACAAAGAAGACTACTGGTAAGAAGAAGAATGTGATTGTCTCAGAGAATCAAACATCTGTAAAACCTGCTGGCAACTTGGTGGCTACAACAAAAACCAACAAGACACATCTCACTGATGCAAAGAAAATTGAGGATCCTATCAGTGACAGGCCAAATAAAGCAACCCCCACTCGGAAGTCGAGTCCAATCAAACAAAAAGAATACAGATGTCCTGATGGTCGAAAGAGGATAATACCAGAAGCAGTTGGAGTGACAGCCCATCAGGAAAGACCCTCAATTGGTGCTCAGTCTGAAGCTCTTGAATACCCGGTGAAATCCTTGAAACACCATAAGCATGATAATGGGGTAATATGTACTGATGTGAATTCTGTAGAAGCGCCCATCCAGAAAGTAGTAGGTGGTAATGCTGATCCAAAAGAGTGTTTTGGTGTCACATCTAGAGTAACTATTAGTGAGAACTTGGTCGTCGAGAAGGTTCCAGCTTCTGGGAATAAAGAAAAAAGTAAACACGTCGAGCACAGTGGTCCTCTAGCTTCTGGTGATATTCTCTCAATAAAAGTATATGACAAGAAAGAAGGTGATGATGCTATATTACCCGTTTGTTTGGAAGCTCATCCAAGAGAGCATGCAGTAAATGACATTGTAGGGGTGGGAAACTCTTTTATGATAAATGAAACAGAACTTTTATGCACAAGAGGGTCTCAAATCATTTGGTCAGACAGAATCTGTGGAAAAGTCACTGCTTTGGCTGGAAATTCTAATTTTTGGGCTGTTGGGTGTGAAGATGGATGTCTACAG GTTTATACAAATCGTGGGAGACGTGCTATGCCAATCATGATGATGGGATCTGCGGCCGTATTTATCGATTGTGATGAATTTTGGAAGCTGTTGCTTGTCACGAGGAAGGGGTCCTTGTATGTTTGGGATCTTCAAAACAGGAAATGTTTACTCCATGACTCCTTGGTTTCACTGATAACTACAGACCTGACGCCCAAAGCTAAAGATAACG GCGCAATCAAAGTTATTTCTGCAAAGTTTTCAAAAGCTGGTTCACCCCTTGTTGTTTTGGCTACACGCCATGCTTACCTCTTTGACGTGAGCCTTATGTGTTGGTTGAGGGTCGCAGATGATTGTTTCTCTGCATCAAACTTTGCTAGCTCTTGGAGTTTTGGCTCATCCCACTGTGGTGAGTTGGCAGCATTGCAGGTTGATGTCAGGAAATTTCATGCCCGGAAACCAGTGTGGACTAG AGGGACTGATGACAAGGTGCAAACACGTGCCCATTTGGAAGCTCAGGTGGCATCTGCGCTGAGTTTGAGATCCCCAAATGAATATCGCCAATGTCTTATGTCTTACGTTCGCTTTTTAACAAG AGAGGCAGACGAGTGCCGTTTACGAGAAGTTTGTGAGAGCTTTCTTGGACCTCCCATTGGAATGGTTGAATCTGGATCACCTGACTCGAAAACGCCAGAGTGGGACCCTTGCGTGCTT GGAATGAACAAGCACAGCCTCCTTCAGGAAGATATTCTTCCAGCTATGGCATCGAACAGAAATGTTCAACGGTTACTCAACGAGTTCATGGATCTACTATCTGAATATCACTCAGCCGAACTAAACCTCAGACAGATGAATCTCACCTCAGATAGAATGGATTCTGACCCTCCTGCAATGGATAAAATGAGTTCAGATTTGATAGCCCCTAACTTACCAAGTTCTACCAGTCATTGA
- the LOC140957204 gene encoding uncharacterized protein, which yields MEDEVFHKILRYWEELQGLQFLYECGEANTPRVLAKLEKYRERLHVAETVNLFGDGYVYQLMLHNERTILERIAVSDSFLKTSTGEISVMAAREQVHPREETDEVDSGFGQMNPLTPPPMGQAPADQPLLPGELTLAQFGSYLPPRFDSSETGERAEEWIERIEQIFVTAPCARSAWLRLATVQLSRNVLLWWQTTEAGLRAQGRIVDWDVFRSRFLDKYLSIAARQQKEKEFEDLRQGSMSVAEYETRYSALLKYVPHVATNVHAKMRHFLKGLKLELFDRVQSNNSVSFEDTVTRAEMAELVMQEYGAQGRLSEPTRESLRPQGQSFKYQNGSSSSASSGKRRFDSRRVESRGGSSQSVQGQRGESRAVRCFLCGGPHLIRQCTQTEITCFECGGVGHIARQCPSREGHREPRSDRGRPSERGGRQPQQFTPRPSGGQPRRQGAGPPQAQVYALTREQAEEAREEMIVGASHTFISKRYCATVDCYQRVVYFYTDEKERWTFYGKGSRPRVPLVSAIRMSRLLEHGHEGYLIYAVDVTEKKKEVRIEEIPVVAEMAPAELRELKAQLQDLLDKGYIRVREVEFGIELMPGTSPISRTPYRMAPAELRELKAQLQDLLDKGYIRPSVSPWGAPVLFVRKKDGTMRLCIDYRQLNKVTIKNKYPLPRIDDLFDQLQGTSVYSKIDLRSGYHQIRVREEDIQKTAFRTRYGHYEFLVMPFGLTNAPAVFMSLMDRVFQPYLDRFVIVFIDDILIYSRSEAEHVGHLSSVLQVLRDRQLYAKLSKCEFWLDRVVFLGHVISRGGISVDPTKVEAVLQWSAPTSVPEIRSFLGLAGYYRRFIEGFSKIARPLTQLTQKGVRFQWSEACERSFQELKHRLTTAPVLSIPKENERFVVYTDASLHGLGCVLMQDRHVVAYASRQMKPHETRYPVHDLELAAIIFALKIWRHYLYEDVSCLSAMMMSYCSLGYDFDISTTPIQVSTLLAEPDIYGCIRDAQLTDERVQRWKELVSRKQDTCIRVADYGSLRMKDRWVVPDTPELRQGLLRRAHSLYGRRCRSPLYWDDVDRAVVTGPEMILEMEQKVKFIQQRLKAAQDRQAAYANKRRRPLEFQQGDRVFLKVSHFRGTVRFGMKGKLAPRYVGPYEILQRIGTLAYRLALPPSLSGIHDVFHVSMLRKYEPDLSHVLDISEVQLDPDVSYVERPVCILDRSERKLRSKLIPMVKVQWEHRGVEEATWETERHMRELYPYLF from the exons atggaagatgaagtcttccatAAAATCCTTCGCTATTGGGAGGAGCTGCAAGGACTCCAGTTCCTCTATGAATGTGGAGAAGCGAACACTCCTAGAGTGTTGGCAAAGCTAGAAAAGtatagagagcgtttgcacgtTGCCGAGACGGTGAACCTCTTTGGAGATGGTTATgtctaccagctgatgctccaCAATGAGAGGACTATTCTGGAGCGAATAGCTGTTTCTGATAGCTTTCTTAAGACTTCAACTGGCGAAAtatccg TGATGGCAGCTAGAGAACAGGTACATCCACGCGAGGAAACAGACGAGGTTGACAGTGGGTTTGGACAGATGAATCCATTGACACCTCCTCCTATGGGACAGGCACCTGCAGATCAGCCTTTATTGCCTGGTGAGTTGACTTTGGCACAGTTCGGCAGTTATCTTCCGCCGAGATTTGATAGCTCTGAGACTGGCGAGCGAGCAGAGGAGTGGATTGAGAGGATAGAGCAGATATTTGTGACTGCACCGTGTGCTAGATCTGCTTGGTTACGATTGGCTACAGTTCAGCTTTCGCGGAATGTATTATTATGGTGGCAGACGACTGAGGCCGGATTGAGAGCTCAGGGCCGTATTGttgattgggatgtgtttcggtctcgttttcttgataaatatttgTCTATAGCAGCCAGGCAACAgaaagagaaagaatttgaagatttgagACAGGGTAGTATGTCTGTTGCTGAGTATGAGACTCGATATTCTGCATTGCTGAAATATGTGCCACATGTTGCTACGAATGTTCATGCGAAGATGAGGCACTTCTTGAAAGGGTTGAAGTTAGAGTTATTTGATCGTGTGCAATCAAATAACTCGGTATCATTTGAGGATACAGTGACAAGAGCTGAGATGGCTGAGTTGGTGATGCAGGAGTATGGGGCCCAGGGACGATTATCAGAGCCGACTAGGGAGTCATTGCGACCACAGGGACAGTCTTTTAAATATCAGAATGGTTCATCTTCTTCAGCATCATCTGGGAAGCGCCGATTTGATTCACGACGTGTTGAGAGTCGTGGGGGCAGTTCTCAGTCTGTTCAGGGGCAGAGAGGGGAGTCCAGAGCAGTGAGATGTTTTCTTTGTGGGGGACCTCACCTGATCAGACAGTGCACACAGACCGAGATCACCTGTTTTGAGTGTGGCGGTGTTGGCCATATAGCGAGACAGTGTCCTAGCCGTGAGGGACATCGAGAGCCCAGGAGTGATAGAGGTAGACCCTCAGAGAGAGGAGGACGACAGCCTCAGCAGTTTACACCACGACCTTCTGGAGGACAGCCACGTAGACAGGGAGCTGGTCCGCCTCAGGCACAGGTGTATGCGTTGACACGGGAGCAGGCAGAGGAGGCACGAGAAGAGATGATAGTGG GTGCctcgcatacatttatatcgaagag ATATTGTGCAACTGTTGATTGTTATCAGCGGGTAGTATATTTTTACACCGATGAGAAAGAGCGTTGGACATTTTATGGGAAAGGTTCTCGTCCTCGTGTTCCGTTGGTATCTGCTATCCGGATGTCTCGGTTATTGGAGCATGgccatgagggttatcttatttatGCTGTAGATGTGACAGAGAAGAAGAAGGAGGTGAGAATAGAGGAGATACCTGTAGTtgctga aatggcaccagcaGAGTTGAGAGAGTTGAAAGCCCAGTTACAGGACTTGCTGGACAAGGGATACATTCGNGTCCGTGAGGTGGAGTTTgggattgagttgatgccaggtacttcCCCTATTTCTCGTACtccttacagaatggcaccagcaGAGTTGAGAGAGTTGAAAGCCCAGTTGCAGGACTTGCTGGACAAGGGATACATTCGTCCTAGTGTATCGCCTTGGGGTGCACCAGTCTTATTTGTaagaaagaaagatggaacgatgcggctttgtattgactatcgacaGCTGAATAAGGtaacgattaagaataaatatcccctccctcgtattgatgatttgtttgatcagttgcagggaacctcagtatattcgaagattgatttgaggtcaggatatcatcagatacgagttagagaggaggatattcagaagacagcattcaggaccagatatgggcattatgagtttttagttatgccgtttgggttgacgaatgctccagctgtgttCATGAGTTTGATGGAtagagtatttcagccttatctcgatcggtttgttattgtgtttattgatgatatattgatatattccaGGAGTGAGGCTGAGCATGTTGGGCATTTAAGTTCAGTATTACAGGTACTGCGAGATAGACAGTTGTATGCCAaactcagtaagtgtgagttttggttggatcgaGTGGTTTTCTTGGGTCATGTTATATCGAGAGGtgggatttctgttgatccaacgaAAGTCGAAGCCGTGTTACAGTGGTCTGCACctacatctgtaccagagatccgtagtttcttgggtttagcaggttattatcgtcgatttatcgagggattttcaaagattgctagacctttgacacagttgactcagaaaggtgtgcgatttcagtggtctgaagcatgtgagaggagttttcaggagttgaagCACCGACTGACGACTGCACCGGTGTTATCAATCCCTAAAGAAAACGAgaggtttgttgtttatactgatgcatcattacatggtttgggatgtgttttgatgcaggatcGACATGTTGTGGCTTACGCCTCGAGACAGATGAAACCACACGAAACTAGGTACCCTGTGCATGATTTGGAGTTAGCAGCCATTatctttgccttgaagatatggcgacactatttatatg AGGATGTGAGTTGTTTATCAGCTATGATGATGTCTTATTGTTCTTTgggatatgattttgatatctCGACGACTCCTATCCAGGTATCTACCTTATTAGCTGAACCTGATATATATGGTTGTATTCGTGATGCACAGCTGACAGATGAGAGAGTTCAGCGATGGAAGGAGTTAGTTTCTCGGAAACAAGACACTTGTATTAGAGTGGCTGATTATGGCAGTTTGAGGATGAAGGATAGATGGGTAGTTCCTGATACGCCTGAGTTGCGCCAGGGCCTGTTGCGAcgtgcacatt cattgtatgggagACGTTGTAGATCTCCTTTATACTGGGATGATGTTGATCGAGCTGTAGTCACAGGTCCTGAAATGATTCTTGAGATGGAACAGAAAGTAAAGTTCATACAGCAGCGATTGaaagcagctcaagatagacaggccgccTATGCAAATAAAAGACGAAGGCCCTTGGAGTTTCAGCAGGGCGATCGAGTATTTTTGAAAGTGTCTCATTTTCGTGGTACAGTACGATTTGGTATGAAAGGAAAGTTGGCACCGAGATATGTTGGCCCATATGAGATATTGCAGCGGATAGGCACTTTGGCTTATCGATTGGCTCTACCTCCATCCTTATCTGGTATTCATGATGTatttcatgtgtcgatgttgcggaagtacgAGCCAGATCTTTCACATGTGTTGGATATTTCTGAGGTTCAGTTAGATCCTGATGTCTCTTATGTTGAGAGACCAGTTTGTATTTTGGATCGATCTGAACGAAAGCTTCGTAGTAAGCTTATACCGATGGTGAAGGTTCAGTGGGAGCATAGAGGTgtcgaagaggccacttgggagacagagcgGCATATGAGAGAGCTCTACCCCTACTTGTTCTGA